Genomic DNA from Magnolia sinica isolate HGM2019 chromosome 4, MsV1, whole genome shotgun sequence:
GTAGCTGGATTTATGTTAACATCGAGACTgtctaaattgattttattttcacTCATAGGTGTATTTGAAGGTATTTGAGATGACGACCCAAAATGCTCCTCAGGAAGATTGTCGTTATGTGTTGTGTAGGCTTCAGCACTAGttacaacaaaaccttcaaataaggccctcaATTCGTTCTCAAATGCTAGTGGTCTATTTCGGAATTGAGCTGCATTCTTATTTGCCTACaataaaaatatcataaaatcatGTCttaatttgatgaaagataaattcTTATTTAACTATATAACAAAATTTTCATAATTACCTTTATATACTCATCCCATCTTTCTTCAGGCCAATCGAATTGGCCCGTCAATGTATTATACCTATGTCCCGTAATGCTTATCAATTTAATCCACGTAGTATACTGTACTTTCAGATAATCCCATAAATTCTTCAATTGCTTTTGATTAAATTCTTCTCTCGTATGCTTTTTCAACTCAATTATTAATTTGTTCCATGCTTGTTTGGTTAAGCTTGACCCTAACCTACCACCCTTATGTGCTTCTTCAAGATAACAATCAATAAATaattttttctccaaatcactCCATCTTTCTTCAGGCCAATCGAATTGGCCCGTCAATGCATTGTACCTATGTCCCGTAATGCTTATCAATTTAATCCACGTAGTATACTGTACTTTCAGATAATCCCATAAATTCTTCAATTGCTTTTGATTAAATTCTTTTCCCGTACGCTTTTTCAACTCAATTACTAATTTGTTCCATGCTTGTTTGGTCAAGCTTGACCCTAACCTACCACCCTTATGTGCTTCTTCAAGACAACAATCAATAAATaattttttctccaaatcactCCATCTTGCCCTGCCACTATCCCTTGAAGTCATCGCTACAATAGTCTATTATAAACTGAGAATTGTTTAAAGAAGAACAATTAGGTAAAaatcttttaataaatttacttgattaaaataaatagaaaagacATTCTAGTGCATCACcctaaaaattagagggatataaatctcaggtggaccacaccataggaaaataataatgattggatatgcatcattaaaatcctcctaaggcccactgtactatttatttgacatccaatcttttaattaggtcatacacgcctagatgaagggaaaaaacaaagatcagcttgatccaaagcttttatggtccccaaaaggtttttaatgatcaacgcaattcaacattgtttcctgtaatgtggcccacttgagattttgatatacctaattttttgtcccattccacgaaatgatctgaaaaaatagatgaatggcatggatgaaacacatacatcatggtagggcccacagagcaccgaccatcagccactggccggtgacagtgggagtagccagtccATTCCCGTCTTGGAGGTGTGTTTGGACAGGGAtttctttcgcaggaagttcctacgctgggatgcatggtgggggccaccgtgatgtttatgagaaatctaacctgtccatccgtttttttagctcattttaatacATACGACTAAACATTAGGAGGatataagactcaagtgggccatacgagatgaaacaatgGGAAAGGAATGTCcaacgttgaaaacttcctaagctccaccttaatgtttatattccatccaagccgtttataaggtcattttcagtggcatgaagtgaaaataccaaaaattaaACCGAGACAAAACATTCGTGGCCATATAgatgtttcaacgatggtcactaaatctccactgtttcctctcgtgtggtcgattcaagttttgaatataccttatttttggctgcataacctaaaatgatctgtaaaatcgaatggacggtgtggctttcacacaaacatctcagtggggctCACCCAGATTCCctgcgtaggaacttcctgcgaaaggcttttgcaggaaatctgcgtctgtGTTTaaggaggacgcggattgcgtactaccccagcCCATCCCTGGCtccgaatgggcagttctgtgggtgagcccaccatgatgtatatgtacatccaaactgtcaatcccttttctcagattattttaaggcatggacacataaatgaggtagatccaacgctcaagtggaccacaccaaataataaccttggttgcattaaaatgcatcagttgcattaaatgcaagagtcatctgtgatgtggtccatttgatcgttggatctgcctcatttttgttttgatgccttaaaataatatgagaaaagggatagagggtttggatgtacagatacatcacggtgggcccgcccacagaacagcccgttcggagctagggacgggcgggggtagtacgcaatctgcgtccgttgtacgaacggtttaaagagatcaaagttacatgggccactgtgatgtttttttaccatccaacctattcattaggtcatgtagacgtggatgaagtgaaaacacaaatattagcttgatctgaaacttctcaagttctcaggaagtttttaacggtggacgttcaatccccaccttatggtccaattaatcattggacttGCTTCTTTTATTcgatcacaccttaaattatctgaaaaagttgatggacgatatggatcaaacacataaatcatggtggggcataaagaagttccgcaggttaaaggttgattttgtattgcgcaaataattgaaaagaaaaactttCCATAATAACTTAAAAAATCACAAAGCGCATTCcacgttcaccattaagccaaacTCCTATCAcgaaaagaattcagtgaaaaaccacttagcgctttccatcttccgcgttaacaacgcattaacaaacaccactaaacacggaaaatttttctcattccgcgttaagtgcaaaaattcagcgttaacaaacacgacCTAAGTATGGATAGAATTTTATGCCTTTGTTAATATATGAAATCGCCTTAAATGCACATTTATGTGGACTAAGTGAGAGTGACTCTTCTAGGTGTCTTTAAGAAATCAAGATTGGACACAATAGTTATTAACCAATGAGGGTTATGGTTCATGCATTTCACTATCCTGTTATGTTATGACCATCACACGTACTTGAGGTATACTTGTAATCATTACATGATGAGATGCATGATCATCCTATGTGAGGAGACTGACTCAGGTCAGGATAAATAATCTCCACCATTGGGGGTTAACTTAATGTTAGTATGCTTTCACCCTTACCTCACATGGGAGTGTGGGTGTGCTATGTATATAAGATTTTGATAAATCATCAGGGTACTTGCATTGGTTGATCGAGATCCAGTCACTATTTTGGGAGCACattagcttaagaatgataaAACTTGATGTTGTATGGTAGTTGATTAATCCTTAGACTTAAGGGCATGTGACGGTTGCGATCCTAGTATGTCTTCGGCTCTCTTAACGAGATTACTGCGCAGTAATTAAAAGCAGGTATGGTTGGGTACATCTATCGTGGTTTATTAATTCTTACATAGGTTAATAAGGGGTTTATTAGTTTCATATAAACATGTGTTTAATTATATTTAAAGAGATTGAGGATTTACGAAGTAGTTTTCTTTTGAGCTTAATACGTAATAATGTCTTAAAAAGctttaaatatttcaaaaagTTTTTTGACAATTTTCAAATGTTAAAGTTTTGTTTTAGCTATTTAAAATGTTTTGGTTGCACTTGATAATAATCTGATAACCTAAATCATATGGTCTAGTATTTTATCAATATATGACACAAATCTTTGGTAGATAATCATGACAATGGAAAGATCGATTCATGAATACATGCATAGATAAGGTGATTTAGGCTCCCATTCATGTGTAGGGGTTGTGAAAATTTATAAGATGACGAAGTACCATGACTGATGCTCCCCTTAAGCCCTAATACTTTCATTATATGTAAATCTTATCCCAAAGGATATAGTAACAAAAGAGAGAGCCTTGAATATCTCTTCTTTCGTAgtagagagagaggtgtgagaaAGAGGTTCCCTCCTATCTTCCATCTTAGTCACTCAACATGTGAGGTCCACTCATGTGGATAGTTTAGGTGTTAACTTTACTTAGAGTGTAGACATAGGCTCTCACTCAACCTCTATTTATGATTGATTAAGAGGAGGATTCTTGTGTTGGAGGAGATGTATCAACAAATTATCTAGAAAATCTACGTAACATGtattctcatgtatgtaaatTTGTTTGTGGAAGATCTGACAGCGCCAGATCCGACAATGCAAATGCAGCGATGTGGCAAGTGTGAGATCTTTACGTTATGCGCTTGATACATGAAGGCTAGCTCACTGATGACTAGGACTCTAAGTGTTGTACCACTTGAGTAGCTCATGGATCAAGGTATGATCAATAATTGACTACTTCAATAAGGACGTATTCGATGAAGGCAAAGTACAAACAACTAAAGGCAACCATCACTTTACAGTTTGCGGTGGACGACATCGCCACATAGTAGCAATTATTCTCACGATGCAattaaaaaatcaataaataatgGAGTGTATTGAAAATGGatataaaatcaacaaaaataggAAACTCTCAATTAAACCAATCAACTCCAGCACGACATTATTTATCTAGCGTCTTATGACGCATTCTCTCCATTGCTCATCAGCGTGACCCCTTAACATCTAGATTGTTCGTCTTCGCCTTACATAGGATTGACTTAGTCATAGACAATAGCTCTAAATCACTTCCATCTACACATGTGTGCGAAATCTGAAAGAGGACCTTAGTCTAAGGAATCATCTGCCTATGCTCATACGTTGGGTCCACAGTAGTTTTTAAGACCAGTATTACATGTCCCTTGCTCATTAGCGTGCTGTTCGATTAAACACTCATCCACTCTTAGCTAGGGTGGTGATCCTTAATAGTGGTAAGTCTTATTATTTTAGATATCAAGCTTTGTTGTTAGTTTATTTTCAAATAATATTTATTGTACTTTTAAAAGCCCTTAAttttcaaagaaagaaaaaacctaTTAGAGGAAAAGTCATATTCTCTACAAATTAACTAATAACACACTTGACAGTTAACAAAATAGACAATTGGTCTACCACCATTTAATTTCGCCACTCTATCTCGACGCCAGGGGTCAAAGGCATTCAATTTGAATTGAACCACAATGCTAGCCCACAAGCTACATACGTTCACCACGTGATCGAATTCTAACCCACCAAATTATAACCAATCATCTTaagatttattttaaaattttgacaatATTAAGAACATGAGCTCTTAAGGCTTAATTAATtgattaaattttgttaaataaaaacatttaaaatttacaacatttttttgttaaaatctAACAATGATTGTGATAGTCTAAAAATGCAATTGTTTGGAATTATAAACAATCTAGTAAAGTAATAAGTAGGTTTATTCAAATTGTTCATTTGACCGATATTTTATAAAATGATATTGGTTATCAATATTAAAGACCATTAattaaatggttaatatttgtcagtgATACGATCTTTACATGATAGAGCATGAAACGTACAACAGACCTAATGAATAGTCTAAATCAATAGATTTAGCTTAGCGTCCCAATTAAAAACTTATGACCTTGTTAGAGCATTTTAGCATTTTGCATTAAATAACAAAGAGATGCTTCAGTACTCTGATTTACATTGGGACACTTtgacatccaaccattgatccaGACTGCTCATTAGGTCCAACGAACATTTCATGAGCTACCATACAAGTGTCTCACCATTCGGACAGATATtaatcatttgatcaatggccttcaaTATGGATGTAATAATCAGTTGTGTTAGGTAaaccattccatccatggctTGAAAAAGAGAAATTTATACATAATAATGTGAAATCAAGGATGATTGAACCATCTGATGAGTTTGTGATATTTTCAAGATATCCCATGAAATGTTTCATGCACTtactggacggttcagatcaatcgacTGGACTATCCAAGTGAATCGATTCAGCTAGAAacactataacttacagtgctctgATGGCACTGGAGGATTTCACAAAATGATACTCCCCATTAAAAGTGACATCACCCCAGTCACCCTACCGTGGTTCCCGTTTTAGTGGGGTCTAGTATGTTTAAATGAAAATCCAGTTCGTCCATCATATGTGAAAAGTTATTTGAACCGTTGATACAAAAGATCAGCCTGATATAAAACTCTGATGGCCCTCCGATAGGAATAATATAAAACTGCTCCTAAAACCTCACAGAATGTCCGGCTCACCTGATATTTGTGTCAGGGTGATTTTTTCACTTTCACCTCATCGCAgtaagttacacctgattaacggatttgatgaaagatacacattaGGGTAGTCCCCACGCAAACCTACGGCTGGCATCCCGACccagtgttgtggcccacctgaacgttGATCTCGATAATGTTTTTCCTGCGGTCGTAAAATCGAGGAGggaacctgatgaacggagtgaattttacatatacGATGTGGTGAGCCCTGCAAGTTAGTGGGTTCCTCTCGGAAACTATACTACACGTGGGAAAGGGATAAGCACACCTGCGGAGCACCTGAAAGCGTGCTCGTAGATGTACACGATGAGAAGTTGtgcgattggctactccccctgccaccagcatgtggctggtgatcggtgctctgtaagcctcaccatgatgtatgcgtttcatccattatgttcatccatttttacatattattttaggcctCTGTATAAAATATAAGAGGGATGTACTtctcattgggccacaccacaggaaaacaatagcgattagagatccaccattaaaatcctcctaaggtctactgtactgtttatttgacatccaatctgttgattaggtcatacagacctagatgaagggaaaataaataaatatcagcttgatccgaaacttttatggcccccccaaaaagttttcaatggtcgatgtttattcaacactgtttcctgtaatgtggtccatttagattttaatatacctcatttttttgtctcatatcataaaatgatctagaaaaatagatgaatagcatggatgaaacacatacatcatggtggggccacagagcaccgaccatcaaccatTGGCTGGTAGCAATGggagattggctggtgtaccacagaccagcgatatagctgatgtgttgatgtcacccagttctgtgggtcccatcatgatgttatgtgttatatccaaactgtccatacatttggtgagcttgtattAAGTCTTTAGCCTAAAAATAGGACAgacctaaagatcaagtggaccataatgcaAAGAGAAGTGggcgattgaacgtctaccattgaaacctttttagggtaacagaagttttcgatcaatataatatttgtatttttgggttcatgctctgaAATAATCTcgaagaatggatgaacggtatagatatagtAAATATATCATTTTTGGAGCCCACTTAACTTTGATGTCCTTTAAAACCGTCTTACaacacggagctcgaggagcgtaagCGCTCGTCTTCGGACGatacgtacccacaccagctatatcgtgtgtcgtacaccagcaaatccactTCCAATGCATAGGCGCGGGCCCCGTGTCGAACTGTTTGGATGATCACAACCATCATTAACCCATCAGCCAGGTTGAATGGGTGGGATTGACTTGACcgggatttttgggccatggcctaTGGTGGGTCTCTTCTTGAGTGGACCAATACGATTTTGAGGGACTCGGATTGGGTACTGTCACTGCCCCGGGCGCGGCTTAGATACTGACTAGATCAGTAGCCAAactgccactgaagtgacgtcatcaagccCAGTAGACCTCACCATTAtacgtgtgttgtatccatgccggccatacatttggagagatcgtttcaTGGCATTACAAAAATAATGAGATAGGTCTAAATTTTAAGTAGATCGTACCATAGAAAGTAGTGAGGACAGCAATATCTACTGTTCAAAACTTCTGAGGGGCTacggtagtttccaatcaagctgagttttttgttttaatttcatctttttctttattaacttatgaataggttagatctcaaaaaTATTAGACGGTAAGctgtataaatgtttcaatggtgggtgtgaccGCTCCCATGGTTTTGTGGGTTGAGTCCACTTGGACTTTCAATCTATCTCATTCGTTTTTGTAACGCCATGGAACCGTCTTTATAGATGGCTGGATGATATGGATACGACACACGCATCATGTTGAAGTTCATAgagcttgatgacgtcacttcagtatccaatccacacCCCCACTGCCACGGGTGCGGATTAGCTAGGGAGAGAGTAGTTTGCTACTGACAGAGCAGCTAGACTTGCTGCTGAAGTGATTACGCTAAGTTCCGTGAGCTCTATCCGTTTgcatatattattttaaggcatggacaaaaatgaggtagatccaagctgtagtgagccccaccatataaaacaataagaaaagtgatgcccaccattgaaaccttcctgaagcCCATCATAGTGTTTAAGGGAAAtgataaatattagattgataaaaaacttttatggccagtagaagattttaacggtgggcgtcagtctccccactgttttctttggtgcgAATCACTatagctttggatttgacttattttttattatcttgccttataatgatctctccaagtggatggacagtACGTCATGGTGACGCCACTTCAGTAGAAAGTCTCGCTACTccacctatcagtagctaatccgcgtcccattgcCACCAGACACGTGGCTACTGGCCGgtgatccgtgggccccacaatgatttatgcaATTTGATCCACGCCCAtccattttagattattattttattgtaggacatggcccactaatagatagatccgaatctcaggtgTACCAAACCACGGGAAAACCTCGGTGAATAAAtggccaacattaaaaacttcctgcgcCCTACTGTAAcgattatttaccatccaacctgctgattacGCCGCACAGGCCtggataaatggaaaacacaaatatacaaAAATGACGTGtaccttgagaagtttttaatggagggtattcaatcaccgctgtttcctgtggtgtagtccatctgggatttggatctgccttattttttaattCGTCcgttaaaataagctggaaaaatagatggacggcgtggataaaacacatatatcatggtgggcccaaagcaCCGTCCATACTGTCATTATGCAATCGGCGTTTGCCCATGGAacccacggacgcggattgcgtttgCGTACCGGCACAACCAGCAGCGACGTGGCTACAGGACGGCTGTCGCCCACAAcgatgcatatattttatccacgccgtccatccattttagaaaattacttttaaagcatgagcacaaaaatgaggtagatccaaatctcaggtagaccacaccgtaggaaaacagtgataattgaacgcccaccattaaaaaccttataGGAtttactatgatatttatttttccctccaacctcttgattaggtaaaaaaaaacctggatgaaaggaaaacataatgatccaaaaattttatggcccctaataatttttttaatggtgggcgtttgtTCACCACTGTAACCTTTTTTTTTCCCGTGATGTGGTTAGCCTAAGATTTTGTTCTTTCTAAGTTTTttaataaagccctaaaatgatctgaaaaaatgaatagacggcgtggataatatatatatatatatatatagagagagagagagagagagaggggccacGTATCACCATCCAGTTGCGAGTCCCCGCTGGCAgtctcagtaggcaatccgcgtccgcttttAAGTGCTCTCGATGTGTATTAAAAACATTGATACTCTGTAGGAGCAAAACTATGCATGCGCATGCATAAAATGCCctctaatccaagccgttcaagtGATGGACCGGATTTAGATTGGTCATGTCACCCACTATCGTTAGACTTTTGGTTTATGTTTCTTCTAATCTATGATTATTTATCATTTATACCGTCTATCTAtggttatatatatttaattagtGACTTTTTTAAGCCATCTACTAAGGTATCAACAATTTTGACGGTACAGATTGAACTAAGAAGATGTCATATTTAAAGTATTCATGTGAAAGTGCATGAATGTTCATACAGTagcagagtatcaaatgactccGCTCTCTTTTCATCTCTCGCCCATGTGAGCAGCTCTCAAGTGAAGCGACCTCCTCAACCATACAATATTTAGATTGAAGAAGCGTCGGTTGTGGGTTGGGATTTTCATTTGTAAGGCATTTTACTGGTTTTCTTTTATGTGGTTTTCGTGTGAAAACAGCTGTTTTTCTTAGAAGTTGGTGGTTTTGTGATATGGGTATTGCTTCTTTTGGAgcaaaaggtgagattttttGGTAGTTTTGGTTGGTGAGTGGTTTTGGAATTTGATTTTTGTCAAAAAAAGAAAGGTGGGACTTTTCGGCAGTTTTAGAAGGTGGGTGGTTTTCAAGAAGAGGTTTGTAGCTGGTTCTAAAAAGAATGGAGCTTTGGGTTGTTTGATTTTAGGAAGAAGGTGACAATTTTGttgggttttttgttttttaaagtgAAAGGTGTGATTTTAGTAGTTTTGGTTAGGATTGTGGTTTTTGGTTTTTGGGTTTGTGTTATGTTACAGGCAGAAGTGAAAATCTTCAGTATTTTCAAGGGGGGTTTGTGGAATTTGGGGATATTGGTTTCATGaaaaaggtgagattttttaGTTAATAGTTATTAGAATTAGTGTTTTTTGATCCAGAGGTGGGTTTTTCCAGCAGATTTCGGTCAAGATTTGTAGTTTTTGTGATGTGATCTTCATGCAAGGATGAAATCTCTTAGCAATTTAGGCATTTGTTTGAGTCTTGTTTTTGGCTGCCTGTTTTTAGCACTTATTGCAGAGCTGTACTACTTGCTATGGTGGAAGAAGAGAATCTCCAGTAGTGAGATTGAAGATGACTACAGCCATTCTCCAAAACATCTACTCTATCTCCTCTGTTGGAAGAAACCCCCTCATCTGAGCTCCACAGCTCTAAACCCCCATCCATCAGATGATCATGGCCATTCAGCTGGTGAGCATCATCTCCAAATACAGCCAAACAATGATGACATGAGATTCTTGTTAAAGCCCATTGCAGGGGAGGGTGTGGACGGTGAGATCATGAGGCTGCataacttgtgtggcccacctaggttctTGTTCACCATCAAGGAAGAGACCAAGGAAGATATGGAATCAGATGATGGGAGATCAAAGGGTGATAGGAGCAAGAAAGGGTCTAGAAGTAGGAGTTTGAGTGATGTGGTGCTTTCTATAGAGACCCCatttctcactcctctctcttcACCACCATTCCTCACACCCCCTTTGACTCCATTGGATTGCTACCACGAACATGGATTCAATCCCCTCTTTGAATCATCCACAGATTTTGAGTTGTGTAAGATGAAAAGGTCTTCTTCTCCCCCTCCAAAATTCAAGTTTTTGAAGGATGCTGAAGAGAAGGTCTACAGA
This window encodes:
- the LOC131243669 gene encoding uncharacterized protein LOC131243669, which gives rise to MKSLSNLGICLSLVFGCLFLALIAELYYLLWWKKRISSSEIEDDYSHSPKHLLYLLCWKKPPHLSSTALNPHPSDDHGHSAGEHHLQIQPNNDDMRFLLKPIAGEGVDGEIMRLHNLCGPPRFLFTIKEETKEDMESDDGRSKGDRSKKGSRSRSLSDVVLSIETPFLTPLSSPPFLTPPLTPLDCYHEHGFNPLFESSTDFELCKMKRSSSPPPKFKFLKDAEEKVYRKSPRNDGTVGDSSSMVSNEGDGSFITIIIGKSKEREVAPHQHHASSSQVLPLDSSPSHVRLDEKKPMLH